Below is a window of Mustela lutreola isolate mMusLut2 chromosome 18, mMusLut2.pri, whole genome shotgun sequence DNA.
GAGAAGCGATGAAtctgagaaaagtaaaaacagtacaaattaaaaaataagcacccAGTGCTATTGTGATTATTGGTGCCTGTCAGGaattagcaggaaaaaaaatgacacactCCAAACTGGctaatttgagggaaaaaatggaacacgtatgatattttataaagatgTGGGAAAAGAAATTAACAAGGACTGGCTTAATTCCCCCAGGCAATATAACTACATAACAGTAGAGACATATTACCACAAGCAGACCTAGAAGGCTAAAAGTAAGGGAGAAGTTTCTGGAATCTGGATAGCGTAACTGGTGGGGAAAATGCCACCAATTGCTGTGACCTGGCCAAGAGGCCAGGAATAAACAGCGTCCCGCATTCTCCTCCCCTGCTCTGAGCTCTGAAAGCTGCAGGGCAAGGGAGCCCTCCCTACAGCTTGCATGCACCAGCCTCCAGAGACACCCGGGGaagaaggtagagggagaatcTGGAGAGGCAAAGAAAGGCTACCCCAGCTCCTAACTGGGCTGTTGCTTCGGACCTCTTCTCTTACCCCAGCCTTCATAGCTGGCTCTATGTAGTTGCCTTGGGGGCTGCACAGAAGCctggaaaaaacccaaacaccaGATCTCCAAGgcttacatttgaatttcagttcTAACTGCTTCCTGTTAGGTGGTCTTGGAAAGATGACTTTGTTCCTGGAGTCGTAATTCCCTAATCTTTAGGTTGAGGATAAGGACACATACTTCGtatgagaattaaattagataaCACTGGTGGAAGCATGAAGTAAGGTAAATAATCATGATTTCCCTATCTGGCCCCATGATATGGCCAACTGGGGTGGAAAACAACATTTAGATTCAGGGAAACGGGATTTCTGAAACTAGAATCATATTCTAGTTGGAAAATAGATATAGCAACCACAATCACATTTCCCCCCTGATGAATGttagaaaaaatgttaaaggaataaAGTAAGACCTGTTGTAATTACTGCTAGAATGCTTTGACTATTTCAAAACAGGCtctaataatatttcatttttacttccACCTTTGTTgtccattctttttctcttaacattGATCCAAACGAAAACAACAaattaactataaaaaaaaaatcttcaaaacccATCCaaagctataaaaagaaaatgcgTGTAGAAAGCcctttagatttaaaaatttccatatttCTCAAGTTTACTTATATTGCCTAATACTTAAGGTTCTTTCCTATGTTGTCATCAGCTGCCCATTTTTATATGATTCATACTGCATATTTGGACATGCAAAGTGGGAAACACTGTTGAACCTGCCTGAGCAGTTAAAAAAGTccaaaaaaggggcacctgggtggctcagtgggttgggcctcagccttcagcttaggtcatgatctcagggtcctgggatcgagccccacatcgagctctctgctcagcggggagcctgcttcccccttcttctctgcctgtctcactgcctgcttgtgatctctctctctgtcaaaaaaaaaaaaaaaaaaatcttaaaaaaaaaaactgtttaaaaagtccaaaaaatacaataaatggtAGCAGCTCTGAAAGTTTATTTGGAACAGCAGAAGCAAAGAAGGTTTACCATAAAGCCCTTATGCTACAGAGGAAAACAACCCTATGaggcatttatttctattttaaacttcTGCCCCCTGGACCTTACACACTATTCTGTGTTCTTCCAGTCTTGCAAAGAGCATCTGTTTGCTCCTGTGTTAGGTGCATATTTTTGTCTCTGCCTTGAATATCTTCCTTTCAGGCTTACTAAATCTTACCTATCATTTAGGATTTAGTTCATGTATCACTCTACTTTACGGAGGTATGCTGCTTTTCCCCTGAGCCCCATGGCATATATGAGGTAAAGGACATCAAATTACAATATGTAataggataggataggataggataggaCAGAACATACAATTTACATCTGGTTATGATGAAAGCTAATGCTTACTGAGCACCTTCTCTACACTACACGTTGTACCACATgtcttatttcctttccttctcacacATATCCTGACCAGGTCAGCTTCCTGACCACATATCCCATAGATAATGGGATGAAGGCTTTGATTCAGGATCACAGAGCTAAGAAATTGTGACGTCAGACCCTATACTTGTAGTCGTACAGCTCAAACTGTCATCCACTCTACGATCTACTGACTACCTCATGCTGCCTGTGTGCGTACGTGTGTCATAGCATTTGGCATGGCTTGACTCCCTCCCGCTAAACTGTATGTACCACAAGACCAGGAATTCTGTCTTACCCTTTTGCTCTGTTCCCCCACATAGGACGAGCTGTGCGATACATAAAGTCTAAGCTCCTTAGCACTACCGAAGGTCTCCCATGAACAAGCTCAGCCTTTCCAGCCTCACCCTCCACCAGATCTTTGACTAAGGAAGCAAGCTGAGAAAAATGTATTGCGTGCTTAGCATGTACCAGGTTCTGTGTTAGGTGCTCGTACCCATTCATACGATTCTATTCTCACCACCCCAGCATTCTCGCCTCTACCCCCACTCCGCCCAATCACTGCTCTCCAAACGTGACCCCTTCATTCCTTCATACCTCTGCCTGGCCTGAAATGACCCACGCAGACTTCCTACCCATTCAAGACCTACTAGTTTCTTCATGTTTCTGCTCAATGTTCACCTCCAACCTAAAAGATCAACATTTGAGCCCTAGTCAGGATGACTCATTCTCTCTGTGATTCTCCTGAGGCCTTGTTCGGCACCTGACTCACACAATGTATTGCCTGCGACTTGTATTGTACCTCTCCTTTGACTAGAACGGGGACCATGCTTTGTTCAGCTATATATCTCCTCAAAATACCTAATACAGTGCACTTTAAATATAAACTCAATAAATGTGGGATGAGCCCAACATATTCTCACtgacttactttattttattttttatcattttggtgGGAAGACCGGAGAACTCTACAACCTTCAAATTGGCTAGAAATGttgagaaaagcattttttttcctcttaaaaaatatggaaacagctCCACAGCTCCAAGCAGGTCAGAAGTGTCAAATCTGAGTGTCTATCCTCTATTATAGAATATGGCGATGCTCCTCACTTCATGAAAagagcattttttaaatcttggccTAAATGACAAATGGAACCAAATATTCGATAACAGAATAGCACTCAGACAAAACCAGCCAGAGGCAAAGATACTGAAGGAAAGAGAGATACTGGTCGCAAGCCTCTACCTGAGGTGGATTGAGGTGAGAAGCCAGGGATACGCTTCGGGTTTCAGAGCTTCTGCCTGGGGGGACACTCGGCGCATCAGTGTTAACACGGGACGTGAGTATCAGTGGAGATTTCTTCTCAGctactttcaatttttctttctgtttctttccttctgtgtcaccaaaataaaatttttttttaaattaaaaaaaaatcagtattattaGGAAACATGTAATCGAATATATGTACTTAAAATTCACAAAGAGAGTCTAAGTTTTTCAGTTACGGTGAGTCTGCTATGGCCGCCGAACCCTGCAGAGAGCAGAGACCCCAACAGAGCCATTTGCTGATGTGAGGCTTTGCATACACACACGCCTATCATTTCAGTGATGGGTAGAAAACTAGGGATTATACACAGGGGCAAGAACAATTCTTGGTATTTTATCATATCTCAATCCTCTCAGttggaaaaagaatatatttaaattaacacGAGGAGTACCCTGTTGTACAAACGGATTCTGTGACATTAGCCACAGCCATttctaggatttattttttctcaatttcaAGTAGTTAAGAGAACCTTTTATAAGGTTAAATGAAGTGATTATTAAATTACctatgtttctgttttgctttacAGTTGTCATAAACAATTAAAAACCAAACTCCCATTATTAGAGAAGTTATTCTAaaatttagagttttaaaaagtaactttaacCTTCTTTCTTGTGGATTTCGATGTCATCGTTCCAAAgtgcatatatattattattataattcaaAAAATAATGTCCTTTTTGAAGGGATTAAAGATCATTTGTGAATAAGGGAAGAAAACCTGCTTTTCTTCTCACCCGATCATATCCTAGGTACAAGCTGGGTGGCCACACAAAACTGAGCAAAAagagtctttttttcttcttgttaggGCTAAATGCTGCAAATAAGTACCTGTGAGTGTAGCTTCCCAATTTTTTCGAATCAGCTCTTCCAATATCTCTACCACACTTTTCCAGACGTGATCGAACACTTCGGTGGCCACCGCATCTTTGATACAGTCGTGAGGAGAAACGGGCGGAAGTCCGTGTTTCCACCACATCCTGTGGCGGTGAGGGGTTTTTTGTTCAAGACGTTCATCGTCACTAAGAACAAGCCACAGTAATTATTAAAAGTATCAATGGTTAAAGTTAAAATAGTGCTATCTACTTCTTTATCTCACGAATATGCACACCCATGTATATTATACTGTATAAacataactttctttttaaaatggcacattgttgggacacccgggtggctcagtgggttaaagcctcagcctttggctcggatcatgatcccggtatcttgggatcgagccccgcatcggggggggggtctctgctcagcagggagcctgcttcctcctctctctctgcctgcctctctgcctacttgtgatctctgtcaaataaataaataaaatctttaaaaaaaataaaaaaattaaaatggcacaTTGTTACTTTCTGATGTACCCGTTTTCGATCACAGgcaactttttattatttagtttttgcAGCGTTTTATCAAAAACCAACTGAAGTCTCTCTATTTAGTGCAGAGACTGGGCCTTCCTAGACCTTTGACCTTCTGGGCAGCAGCCTGTGTCTCCTCAGGGAATGAAGGCAACCATGAGCCTTGTCCACTTTCACCAATATGGTGAAGACAATTCTTGCTTTCTAGCTCTACCatgttgtcaaaaaaaaaaaaaaaaaaaaaaaggaagcactgATCTAGCATAGAAATAACTTTCTAGGAATCCAATAGGATTCCAAGAGCTTCTGGGGGTGTATTACTCTCAGAAGAATGGAAAATCTTTGGGgcaattaaaaaatcattaaacacTAAATGAGCatataatcaaaataaattccaagtaAATTAATAGTATTGTACTAAGTCAATGTCAAATAAATTctatttactcttcttttctgTCAAAAGCAAAATATTCTTCAATCTTTCCATCTACGCCATAAACCTCTTCTTGCAGGGGtgagtctgccttcaggtcagcaACCCCTGGGCCATCAGGGCCTGGCAGGGCAAGGGCTGAGCACGCCGTAGGGAGTATTTGAGAACCAGAGACATACAACCTGTGGGGAAAAGCAGATCCTCCATGAACATTGAAATATATTGCTTGCATGATTTGGGTGAGTCTTTAAATAAAGTACAGAatcccagaccccccccccccaaaatcattGTTTATTACATTTGATAAAATCGTATCCTTCAAAGAGACATTTTAACACAggcaacattaaaaaattttaagggccTCCTAACTTAAGTTACTCTATGAGTTTGCATCCCTTTCCTGTAATAAGATGATATCTTGGCACAGTCCCAGATATGTGTGTCTGGCATGGAGGATTTATCAAAATCTGTTGGTAAGCAAAAGAAAATGGGATAGAGCTTAATTTCTTCTGCTATTGGATTGGAGCCTAGGATGGATCACAAGGGGTCAGGTTTTCATTTTGCATCTAGCCCACCTTTCAGAGTCTTTGAAACAAAGTTCAGAACTTAACTTCCTTGTTATCGTATTACACACActctccatcatcatcaccatcatcatcaatcTAGAATTGGAAGCATCTTGGGGAACAAATGCTCTGTACCTGCCCTTCACTGAAATCTGAGCTTCTGAGTCAGTGGAACCAAGGCTCATGGCTAAgatagacataaaaaaaaaaagtataactaaaatggaattaaaaatactttcaaaagtaACTTATAGGAACCTACTCTCTGCTGTTGTGGTTGTGTCCACAGGCATCTGAGAAGGGTTTGTGGACCACGACACTAGGCTCGCTGCCCTGGAAATGTTGGAACCCTTCATCAGTTGGCACGATGAGCTGTCTTCCTAATACTCTGCAaggtacaaaaaggaaaaaaaaagaacttactcaTATTTTtggttggaaaaaggaaaaactcttTGCAACGTTGGAAGTCAGATGACACAATATTTCGAAGGCATGTGTATAAAGTGATACGGAATAGACTATTAATGTGAGAAGCACAATggtgtcagagagaaagcatagGTTTGACGAAGAGGGACAGGCTGTTCTTGCTACTGATGAAGAGATCTGAGGCAAAATTCTCAGGCTCTCTCAGCTACtgatttcatgtgtttgttgtttGTGCATGAGATAAAGCAATAGTTACCTGGAGGACTGATGAGTGGTTTAGAGATAATGTGTATCAGATTCGGACAGCGAGGGTAACGCTGGGTGCACAGGAGCTTCTCTATGTTAActaatatttacaaaatgaataaaactatacaaatatatatacctgGCATATATTccttggtcttttctttttttttttaattttacattttatttatttatttgagagagagagtgagcatgagcagaggggagcagcagagggaaagggagaagcagactccccactgagaagggatccagacgcaggactcgatcccaggaccctggatttgtgacctgagctgaaggcagaccttaactgactgagccacgcaggcacccctccttgCAGTCTTCTTTTTCCAACATCCTCTCCTTCACTTTTATCTTAACTATATAAGACAAGAGGGACAGGACAGGTCTGAGCTCCTGGCTTTTGGGTAAGTGCCCCATGCCTACAAAAGTAAGCGTCCACAATTAATATCAGGTGGATGTATTAGACTCTTCAAGACAGGGGGCTTATGAAGGACTGAATAGAAAGATTTAAAGActactttaagattttttttaagttgcctaGTTGAAGTAACCAGAATATCCACCTACATTTGTATGAGAGCTCTAATCTATGCTCCCAAATGCAATACAGAGGAACTTCTGATAATGGAGATGGATTTTTCTCCTAAGTGGGTTTGGCCAAATCACTGAAAGAGGAAAAGCTCTCCTTCAGACCAAGTCTATGTTCTCCACCtttgatatgaaaaaaataagtgatcctggggcgcctggatcaGTTAAAGGTCCAACTCTTGATaacagctcaggtcttggtctcaaggtcatgagtttaagccctgcactgggttcctcactgggcatggagcccattgaaaaaagataaattaaaaaataataataacaacaaataaataattacatacatacatacatatatatatatataaaattccagagggattaaaaaaataagtgatccTTCCTACGTAAGGAATCTTCAGTAGTTAGAAGattcatctatccattcatttgGCAAATAGTTACTTTGTTTCTCCTCCAACTCCGGCCCCCGATGGAGGACTGTCCTCAGCTCTGAAGACTGACGACTTGCTCACATACTAGTGAATATGAAGGTAAAGGATCGCTTCTACCACTCTTGCCTTTGTTACATACGTAATGCCTTTTTGAAAATGAGCTAGATTTGCTTCTCATGAGTTAAGACGCACTTGGGTACCTGGAATGTTCCAGTATTTCCTCACACACCATTTCAAAGGCTGTGCTTTCTTAGTAAAGACATGTGACCTGGATACGTATTTTGACTGGGCAATTGCTTTCAGTCAAAATATACTGATTGTATTAAAGAGGCCAAGAGTTCCAGAACCCATTTCCGAGAGTTACTCTGAACTTCCCTACCTCAGATGGAGGGATCTTCTTGCCCACTCACTGCATTCCGCCACGAGATTCTGAGTCTGAGGGCTTACTTTCCCTTCAAATAACATTTCCTCCACCTCCCAGAATAACTGCTGCACTTTCTGTGCATTGGCTTTGTCAAACTCCTGAAATAGAAATGGCGCATTTTGTTACAAGACTGAAAGTTGTAGAAACACAGCCTTCATCATCATTAACACTTACGAATTTAAAGTGCCCGTTATATAAGAAGAAATACGACATGATAACAAGACCGTGGACTTTGCAGTCAGACATGGCAGTGGCCCAATTTTTACTCTTCTGGGAAATTACATCCCACTGTTGAGATTCGGATTCTTTAACTGTTAAATAGAGATAATTTCTACCACATGTATTATGAgacttatttgagatttttatatagatataaatagagGTAAAGGTACACATATTAAAAGACATCTATATACTCACATGTACACATACCTACAATATctacatgtatacatgtacacaGACATAAGTCCCTCATATAGTTGAGCGTGACACACTTAAGCACAGCTGCAAAATACCAGcttgtttttcttctgataatgatataattgaaaaggaaaatgacttttatttttatttcttaatttatttttaaagatttttaatttagttatttgagagagagagagagagcatgagaagtaggagggtcagagggagaagcagactctctgctgagcagggagcccgttgtgggactcgatcctgggactccaggatcatgacttcagccgaaggcagtcgcctaaccaactgagccacccaggtgtcccaaagaaaatgacttttataTGAAGGGCCATTTCCCTTCTTTTAATGAAGAGCCCTGGCCAAATTTTCTTTTAGGGTTGTGTGAACCTAAAATCTAATCCACAACTTCAGAGCAACAAAATGCACATTCATT
It encodes the following:
- the FAM149A gene encoding protein FAM149A isoform X2; its protein translation is MLFEGKVSPQTQNLVAECSEWARRSLHLRVLGRQLIVPTDEGFQHFQGSEPSVVVHKPFSDACGHNHNSRELYVSGSQILPTACSALALPGPDGPGVADLKADSPLQEEVYGVDGKIEEYFAFDRKEDDDERLEQKTPHRHRMWWKHGLPPVSPHDCIKDAVATEVFDHVWKSVVEILEELIRKNWEATLTEGKKQKEKLKVAEKKSPLILTSRVNTDAPSVPPGRSSETRSVSLASHLNPPQIHRFSNNFYSDLSGVMTIQAKPLQQRPRTQNEQEDRLLGAGPGALSLTRHRLGRTSDVRVLHTSERKTPAYTRLPSLTADSQRMKTPNVYSDEVLRGTKLQTGMERVSSPPVSTWSRLPPVGAETGEQNMVIPGSRPVSYRGRHPQNRVLSAIPDSLERLPFRERSLTIEHFSRPSTTHTFRLDTPRKGSLTLMEFAGHTWTGQSFFTGSQYPPKSFQRTTLMTRKRFQVAS